A single Pseudodesulfovibrio aespoeensis Aspo-2 DNA region contains:
- a CDS encoding amidohydrolase family protein, which translates to MLDLIVRNAAIHGEREPQDIACRNGKIVEIGPAIRGEAGQEVDAGGNLVTPPFVDSHFHMDATLSMGMPRLNQDGTLLEGIRIWGELKPDLTAEGLKARAMKLLSWSVARGNLAIRTHVDTTDPSLMAVDVLLEVRDEMKDVVDIQLVAFPQDGLLRSPDGVRLMHAALDRGVDVVGGIPHFERTMEQGRESVRILCELAAGRGLMVDMHCDESDDPLSRHIETLTFETQRLGLHGRVAGSHLTSMHSMDNYYVSKLLPLMAEARINCICNPLVNMNLQGRHDTYPKRRGLMRVPELMACGVNVALGHDDVMDPWYPMGTHDMLEVAHMGAHALHMTGVTQQESLFDAVTANGAKTLGLTGYGLTTGCNADMVVLQATTKMEALRLRPARLFVIRRGRVIAATPEVAASVDLGTGPQRVDFR; encoded by the coding sequence TCGAGATCGGCCCGGCCATCCGGGGCGAGGCCGGGCAGGAGGTGGACGCCGGGGGAAACCTTGTCACCCCGCCCTTTGTGGACAGCCACTTCCACATGGACGCCACCCTGTCCATGGGCATGCCCCGCCTCAATCAGGACGGCACCCTGCTCGAAGGCATCCGCATCTGGGGCGAACTGAAGCCGGACCTGACCGCCGAGGGCCTCAAGGCCCGGGCCATGAAGCTGCTCTCCTGGTCCGTGGCCCGCGGTAACCTGGCCATCCGCACCCACGTGGACACCACGGACCCGAGCCTCATGGCCGTGGATGTGCTCCTTGAGGTGCGCGACGAGATGAAGGACGTGGTGGACATCCAGCTGGTCGCCTTTCCCCAGGATGGCCTGCTCCGCTCGCCCGACGGGGTGCGCCTGATGCATGCGGCCCTGGACCGGGGCGTGGACGTGGTCGGCGGCATCCCCCATTTCGAGCGGACCATGGAGCAGGGGCGCGAGTCGGTCAGAATCCTGTGCGAGCTGGCCGCCGGGCGAGGCCTGATGGTGGACATGCACTGCGACGAGTCCGACGACCCCCTGTCGCGGCATATAGAGACCCTGACTTTCGAGACCCAGCGGCTCGGCCTGCATGGCCGGGTGGCCGGGTCGCACCTGACGAGCATGCATTCCATGGATAACTACTACGTGTCCAAGCTCCTGCCGCTCATGGCCGAGGCGCGGATCAACTGTATCTGCAACCCGCTGGTGAACATGAATCTTCAGGGCCGTCACGACACCTATCCCAAGCGGCGCGGTCTGATGCGCGTGCCCGAACTGATGGCCTGCGGCGTCAATGTGGCCCTCGGCCACGACGATGTCATGGACCCGTGGTACCCCATGGGCACCCACGACATGCTGGAGGTGGCCCATATGGGCGCTCACGCCCTGCATATGACCGGCGTGACCCAGCAGGAATCGCTTTTTGACGCAGTGACCGCGAACGGGGCAAAGACCTTGGGGCTGACTGGCTACGGCCTGACCACCGGCTGCAACGCGGACATGGTCGTGCTCCAGGCTACGACGAAGATGGAGGCCTTGCGCCTGCGTCCGGCCCGGCTTTTCGTCATCCGGAGGGGCCGCGTGATAGCTGCCACCCCGGAGGTGGCGGCCAGCGTGGACCTGGGGACCGGTCCCCAAAGGGTGGATTTCAGATAG